The following proteins are encoded in a genomic region of Streptomyces gobiensis:
- a CDS encoding flavin reductase family protein: MTASSGDAGAGIRADAHISPTRLRHALGRFASGVTVVTTSTGDHGDPDAHGMTANSFTSVSLHPPLVLVSVATEAVTHQRIAESGRYGISILSGDQKPLSEHFAGGAQRPELVRFVWRQELPMLAGALVHLMCTVRQAHLAGDHTVYIGEVDGLWSGPGSPLVNYRKQFHTLDVLCQDGSPGPARRGGLLSNGKTGRSTHG; the protein is encoded by the coding sequence GTGACGGCAAGCAGCGGCGATGCCGGGGCCGGTATACGCGCCGACGCACACATCAGCCCGACGCGCTTACGCCACGCGCTCGGCCGCTTCGCCAGCGGCGTTACCGTGGTCACCACCTCAACCGGCGACCACGGTGATCCTGACGCACATGGGATGACCGCGAACTCGTTCACCTCGGTGTCGCTGCACCCTCCACTCGTGCTGGTATCGGTCGCCACCGAGGCGGTCACGCACCAGCGGATAGCCGAGAGCGGCCGCTATGGGATTTCCATTCTGAGTGGAGATCAAAAGCCCCTGTCGGAGCACTTCGCGGGTGGCGCACAGCGGCCTGAACTGGTCCGGTTCGTATGGCGCCAGGAGCTTCCGATGCTGGCGGGTGCTCTTGTACACCTCATGTGCACCGTACGACAGGCCCATCTCGCGGGTGACCACACGGTGTACATCGGCGAGGTCGACGGGCTGTGGTCAGGCCCGGGGTCACCCCTGGTGAATTACCGCAAGCAATTTCATACACTCGATGTTCTCTGCCAGGACGGATCTCCCGGCCCCGCCCGGCGTGGGGGTCTCCTGAGCAATGGCAAGACGGGACGGTCCACCCATGGATGA
- a CDS encoding FAD/NAD(P)-binding protein yields MELGETSDSVEVGVIGGGAAAVCLLDALAETDAAPGGITVFEPSSHLWRGRPYQPDLETVRVNIAPEGMSVRFGDNGHFRRWLAEQALTVGLSADYEDPYIGTTFVPRAMYGRYLEQSAQQALTRLRQRGWRIDVMRERVAAATATGSGITLRTERGNRSTVNYTVLCVGRGISGDTYSLTGSPDFIADPYPLARSLTGIDADSEVAVVGSGLTGVDGVLSLAARGHRGRILLLSRSGILPMVRQKPSPYTLRHFTPERFRDAAAHGQMLTLDSVIATMRAELAAAGEDFGSVAEEIRAFTDDDPVRRLRRHMAEVDSPSRALRILQHAVPATGPDVWPLLPEHEKDELLRRHYRTVMSMCCPMPPASAATLLDLIDAGQLEILPGVRHIEPLDSGGFTIRVGTGGPEYRTDIVVNAVNAATHRVSAEAEPLVASLTANGLAERHPRGGVRVERATSRLMVNGKTDPRLYALGDLASGSLFFTFGLPSIVDRAYDIVGAIHDDAMAAGSSLAGDDVMQHA; encoded by the coding sequence ATGGAATTAGGTGAAACAAGCGACAGCGTTGAAGTCGGCGTGATCGGCGGCGGGGCGGCTGCTGTCTGTCTCCTTGACGCGCTCGCCGAGACCGATGCGGCACCGGGCGGTATCACTGTTTTTGAACCGTCATCGCACTTATGGCGTGGGCGGCCGTACCAGCCCGACCTGGAGACGGTGCGGGTCAATATCGCACCGGAAGGCATGTCCGTACGGTTCGGTGACAACGGCCACTTCCGGCGGTGGCTGGCCGAGCAGGCGCTGACGGTTGGCCTCAGCGCGGATTACGAGGACCCGTATATAGGCACCACGTTTGTGCCGCGCGCCATGTACGGACGTTATCTGGAGCAGTCGGCGCAGCAGGCGCTCACCCGGCTTCGCCAACGCGGCTGGCGTATTGACGTCATGCGCGAACGCGTGGCGGCCGCTACCGCGACGGGCAGCGGGATCACTCTCCGGACCGAGCGGGGCAACCGCAGCACCGTCAACTACACCGTGCTGTGCGTTGGCCGCGGGATATCCGGTGACACGTACTCCCTCACCGGCTCTCCGGACTTTATCGCCGATCCCTACCCGCTCGCGCGTTCCCTGACGGGGATCGACGCTGACAGTGAGGTCGCGGTGGTCGGCAGTGGGCTGACCGGCGTTGATGGGGTGCTGTCACTCGCCGCGCGGGGTCACCGCGGCCGTATCCTGCTGCTCTCCCGAAGCGGGATCCTCCCCATGGTGCGACAGAAACCCAGCCCGTACACGCTGCGGCACTTCACACCGGAGAGGTTCCGCGACGCGGCCGCACATGGACAGATGCTGACGCTTGACAGCGTGATCGCGACGATGCGGGCGGAATTGGCCGCGGCGGGCGAGGATTTCGGCTCGGTGGCCGAGGAGATCAGGGCGTTCACCGATGACGACCCGGTGCGACGGCTCCGCAGGCATATGGCCGAAGTGGACTCGCCCAGCCGGGCATTGCGCATTCTGCAGCACGCCGTGCCGGCCACTGGTCCGGATGTGTGGCCGCTGCTGCCCGAGCATGAGAAGGATGAGCTGCTGCGCAGGCACTATCGCACGGTGATGAGCATGTGCTGCCCCATGCCACCGGCCTCGGCGGCCACCCTGCTGGACCTGATTGACGCCGGACAACTGGAGATCCTTCCCGGCGTCCGGCATATCGAACCGTTGGACAGCGGCGGATTCACCATCCGAGTCGGCACCGGAGGACCCGAGTACCGGACCGACATCGTGGTCAACGCGGTGAACGCGGCCACCCACCGGGTCTCTGCCGAGGCCGAGCCCCTGGTCGCCTCCCTGACGGCGAACGGCCTTGCCGAGCGGCATCCGCGAGGAGGCGTGCGAGTGGAGCGCGCCACCAGTCGGCTCATGGTGAACGGCAAGACCGATCCGAGGCTCTACGCGCTCGGTGATCTCGCCTCGGGCAGCCTGTTCTTCACGTTCGGCCTTCCCTCAATCGTGGATCGCGCCTACGACATCGTGGGCGCGATCCACGACGACGCGATGGCAGCCGGTTCGTCCCTGGCCGGGGACGACGTTATGCAGCACGCCTGA
- a CDS encoding 4-hydroxyphenylacetate 3-hydroxylase family protein codes for MTTTAPLSEQTGDHNDVRPMTGEEYLDSLRDGREIYIYGERVEDVTTHPGFRNSARSIARLYDALHEPEAEGVLRVPTETGNGGFTHPFFKTARSAEDLVVARDAIVSWQRLVYGWMGRTPDYKASFLGTLGANADFYGEYRENALRWYKYAQERVPYFSHAIVHPPIDRDKPADETADVCVHVEDETDAGLIVSGAKVVATGSALTNANFVAHYGLPLRDKRFGVVFTVPMDAPGLKLFCRASYEMAAAVMGSPFDYPLSSRLDENDAIMVLDRVLVPWEDVFMYNAEAANAFANGSGFVDRFTFHGCTRLAVKLDFIAGCAMKAVEMTGTASFRGVQAQIGEILNWRDLFWGLSDAMAKSPLPWVGDAVQPNVRYGMAYRTFMGVGYPRIKEILQQTLGSGLIYLNSHASDWQNQDMRPYLDKYLRGSQGIPAIDRVKLLKLLWDAVGTEFGGRHELYERNYGGDHEAVRFQTLGAYQASGEADALKGFVDQCMDEYDLAGWKRPDLFNPDGMTFVPGR; via the coding sequence ATGACAACTACGGCACCGCTGTCAGAGCAGACAGGCGATCACAACGATGTCCGCCCGATGACCGGCGAGGAGTATCTGGATTCGCTGCGGGACGGTCGGGAGATCTACATATACGGCGAGCGCGTCGAGGACGTCACCACCCACCCTGGCTTCCGCAACAGCGCGCGCTCCATCGCCCGGTTGTACGACGCGCTGCATGAACCCGAGGCTGAAGGCGTGCTGCGGGTACCGACCGAAACCGGCAATGGCGGATTCACACACCCCTTCTTCAAGACCGCGCGCTCCGCCGAGGACCTGGTCGTCGCCCGTGACGCGATTGTCTCGTGGCAGCGACTGGTCTACGGCTGGATGGGGCGGACGCCGGACTACAAGGCCTCGTTCCTCGGCACTCTGGGTGCCAACGCGGACTTCTACGGCGAATACAGGGAGAACGCGCTGCGCTGGTACAAGTACGCCCAGGAAAGGGTGCCTTACTTCAGCCATGCCATCGTGCATCCGCCGATCGACCGGGACAAGCCAGCCGATGAGACCGCGGATGTATGTGTGCATGTGGAGGATGAGACCGACGCCGGGCTCATCGTCTCCGGCGCGAAGGTGGTCGCCACCGGATCCGCGCTGACCAATGCGAACTTTGTGGCGCACTACGGACTTCCGCTACGGGACAAGCGGTTCGGTGTGGTGTTCACCGTACCCATGGACGCCCCCGGCCTGAAGCTGTTCTGCCGGGCCTCCTATGAGATGGCTGCCGCGGTGATGGGGAGCCCCTTTGACTACCCGCTGTCGAGCAGGCTGGATGAGAACGACGCCATCATGGTCCTGGACCGGGTGCTCGTCCCCTGGGAGGACGTGTTCATGTACAACGCGGAGGCGGCCAACGCCTTCGCCAATGGATCCGGCTTTGTCGACCGTTTCACCTTCCACGGCTGCACCCGTCTCGCGGTGAAGCTTGACTTCATCGCCGGATGTGCGATGAAGGCGGTGGAAATGACGGGGACCGCGAGCTTCCGGGGTGTGCAAGCACAGATCGGCGAAATCCTCAACTGGCGGGATCTGTTCTGGGGTCTTTCCGACGCGATGGCCAAATCGCCGCTGCCCTGGGTGGGCGACGCCGTGCAGCCAAACGTCCGGTACGGCATGGCCTACCGCACCTTCATGGGGGTCGGCTATCCACGGATCAAGGAGATCCTCCAACAGACGCTGGGCAGTGGGCTGATCTATCTCAACTCACATGCGAGCGACTGGCAGAACCAGGATATGCGTCCCTATCTGGACAAGTATCTGCGGGGATCTCAGGGGATACCGGCAATCGACCGGGTCAAGCTGCTGAAGCTGCTCTGGGACGCCGTCGGCACTGAGTTCGGCGGACGGCACGAGCTCTATGAACGTAATTACGGTGGCGACCACGAGGCTGTTCGATTCCAGACTCTGGGGGCGTATCAGGCATCTGGCGAAGCCGACGCACTGAAGGGCTTCGTGGATCAGTGCATGGACGAATATGACCTCGCTGGATGGAAACGTCCGGACCTGTTCAATCCGGACGGTATGACATTCGTCCCGGGTCGCTGA